Proteins encoded within one genomic window of Hermetia illucens chromosome 2, iHerIll2.2.curated.20191125, whole genome shotgun sequence:
- the LOC119649428 gene encoding general transcription factor IIH subunit 4: MSVESKSKFTNIEIKDFRQYLREKPADILEKLYNYSSICLAVYRELPEIARQFVIRILFVEQPVPQAVVASWGSKHYAKEQSNACTVLSELNVWRPAAIPGGLPAWELSPTFKKNLKIALLGGGRPWSMTSFMDGDTKPREISFLDNYAKSRWSCVLHYMVGASATNPEGEGISPDAVRILLHANLMKRDDSDGSVAITRQGFQFLLLSTQAQVWHFMLQYLDTCEQRGLNLAECLSLLFQISFSTLGRDYSSEGMSQGMLTFLQHLREFGLVYQRRRKECRFYPTRLALNISNLNSSSRNLGTDEDNAKERGYIVVETNYRIYAYTESTLQTALLTIFADILYRFPNLVVAVLTRESVRQAFRGGITANQIIKYLEQYAHPDMYTETAIVSKSPLPPTIVDQIKLWENERNRFTYTEGVVYNQFLSQADFITLRDYAQSINVLVWQNERSRTMVVTKNGHEDVKKFWKRYSKSGS; encoded by the exons ATGTCTGTTGAGTCAAAAAGTAAATTTACGAATATTGAGATTAAAGATTTTCGTCAATATTTGAGAGAGAAACCAGCAGACATCCTTGAGAAGTTATACAATTATTCATCAATATGTTTAGCGGTATACAG GGAATTGCCGGAGATCGCGAGACAATTTGTAATACGTATCCTCTTCGTGGAGCAGCCAGTGCCTCAAGCTGTCGTTGCATCTTGGGGGTCCAAGCACTATGCCAA GGAGCAATCAAATGCCTGCACAGTTCTCTCTGAATTAAATGTGTGGCGACCAGCAGCAATCCCGGGTGGGTTACCCGCATGGGAACTCAGCCCTACATTCAAGAAGAACCTGAAGATTGCCCTGCTCGGTGGAGGGCGACCATGGTCAATGACATCCTTCATGGACGGCGATACAAAACCTAGGGAAATATCGTTTCTTGATAATTACGCGAAGTCACGGTGGAGTTGTGTGCTTCACTACATGGTAGGGGCAAGTGCTACGAAtccagaaggtgaaggtatCAGCCCCGATGCAGTTCGGATATTGCTTCACGCAAACTTAATGAAACGTGACGATAGCGATGGAAGCGTAGCGATAACTCGGCAGGGATTTCAGTTCTTGCTTCTTAGTACACAAGCCCAG GTGTGGCATTTCATGCTTCAGTATTTGGATACCTGCGAACAGAGAGGCCTGAACCTTGCGGAGTGCCTATCACTTCTCTTTCAAATAAGTTTTTCAACTCTTGGTCGAGATTATAGTTCAGAAGGAATGAGTCAAGGAATGTTAACATTCTTACAACACTTACGTGAATTTGGCCTTGTGTACCAACGACGT agaaaGGAGTGTCGTTTTTATCCTACACGATTAGCTTTGAATATATCCAATTTGAATTCGTCAAGTAGAAACCTTGGAACTGATGAAGACAACGCGAAAGAGCGGGGCTATATTGTCGTGGAAACAAATTACAga ATTTACGCTTATACAGAATCAACCCTTCAAACGGCTTTACTGACCATTTTCGCAGACATTCTTTATCGGTTTCCCAATTTGGTAGTAGCCGTTCTGACACGTGAGTCCGTCCGACAAGCATTCCGGGGCGGCATAACTGCGAATCAAATCATCAAGTATCTCGAGCAATATGCTCATCCTGATATGTACACGGAAACGGCAATTGTATCGAAATCTCCTCTTCCGCCAACCATTGTTGATCAAATCAAGTTATGGGAGAATGAACGCAATCGTTTCACCTACACTGAGGGCGTTGTTTATAATCAATTTTTATCACAAGCCGATTTTATTACGCTTCGCGACTATGCACAATCTATCAACGTCCTTGTATGGCAGAATGAACGGTCTCGCACGATGGTGGTCACGAAAAATGGGCATGAGGATGTGAAGAAATTTTGGAAGCGATATTCAAAGAGTGGATCCTGA